Sequence from the Burkholderia cepacia genome:
ACAACGTATCGGTCGTCAAGCGCGCGAACGTCTATTTCGACGGCAAGTGCGTGTCGCATACCGTGCTCTTCCCGGACGGCACGCGCAAGACGCTCGGCGTGATCCTGCCGTGCGCGCTCAACTTCGGCACCGACGCGCCCGAATTGATGGAAGTGCAGGCCGGCAAGTGCCGCGTGAAGCTCGACGGCAGCAGCGAATGGCAGACCTACGGCGCCGGCGAATCGTTCTCGGTGCCGGGCAAGAGCCGCTTCGACATCGAAGTGCTCGAGACGCTCGATTACGTCTGCAGCTATCTTTGACGACGTCGGCGCGCATGGCGCGCCGCCCGCCGTTCAATGAAAAAGCCCCGCGATTGCGGGGCTCGTTGTTTGAAGGGCCGTGCGAGGCCGTTCGCCGGACGCGTTACAGGCAGGCGTTGATGTCGCCTGCGGCATCGGCGCCCGCACCGCTGCCGGCACGGAAGCCGACCCAGGTCTTCGCGCCCGCGGTCTGGGCCGGGCGCACCAGCGCGGCCGCGCCGTTCGGCGGCTGCTGGCCCGGCGCGTAGACGTCGGTCGCGAGGCCATTCGCGAGCACGTACTGCGAGACGACCTGTTGCTGGGATTTGTCTGCCCAGGTCTTCGCGATGCACGCCGAGACTTCCTGAGCAGGTTTCTGGCTCTGTCCCACGTTTTGCACGGCAGGCGACGGATCGGCCGCGTGCGCGGAAATTGCGATAGTCAGTGCGATGAGCGGTAAGTATTTCGCGTTCACGTTATCTCCCTCGAGTCGTGATTGATTGAGTGGGATGCGCAGCAGGACTGCACAAGTGAGATCGCACAGCGCGGATCGGGTTCAAGCAATTGCGCAACAAGATGTTAAGGCGCTTGCCAAACGGCTGATCCGGTGCTGCGCCGACTGGTCGTCTCGCTGCCCGAGCGTGGGATGGGTGAAGGGTCGCCGCGTGCGGCATTCGTGCGAATGCCGCGCGTCGACTCGTTATCGTGGGATGGATGGTTGCAGGCCCCGTCGCATGAGCACCATGATGACAAACTTTCGCAGATCGAACTGTCAAGCAAGTTCAAATGCGCGGGTCAACCGGCCTTGCGCGCGTTGGCCGGGACGATCGGGCGGAAGCGCTCGCGCTTCTGTTCGTCGTCGAAGTGCTGCAACGCGGGCTTGATGAGGTCGCTGCGCGACACGATGCCCGTCATGCGCAGCGATTGCGCGTCGTCGATGACCGGCAGCCGCTCGAGCCCGAGCATCGCGAGTCGCGACGCGACGACGCGGCACGTTTCGTGCGCGAGTGCGACCACGGGCGCGCGATCGGCCAGCACGTCCGCGATCGGCGTGCCGGGCGCGCGGCTCGCGCGCTGCGCATCGAGCGTCGCGCGATCGACGAGACCGAGCAGGCGGCCGTTCTGCACGACCGGGTACGCACGGTGCGTCTGCTTCGCGCCGAAGAACGTTGCATCGACCTCCGCGAGCGTCGTCGCGCCGTCGATCGCGACGAGCAGGTCGGCGGACGTCATCACTTCGCCGATGTCGTGCCGCTCGAGCGGATCGACGCCGTATTCGCGATAGATGTGATAACCGCGGCGTGCGATCTTTTCCGTCATGATCGAGCGTTTCATCACGATGGTCGCGAAGCCGTGCGCGACGAGCGTCGCCGCGAGCAGCGGCAGCAGCGCGTTCGCGTCGTGCGTGAGGCCGAACGCGAACACGATCGCGGTCAGCGGGGCGCCGAGTGTCGCGCCGAGCGTCGCGGCCATGCACACGAGCGGCCACAGTGCCGGGTCGCCGCCCGGCAGCATCGGCGACAGCACGGTGCCGAGGCCGGCGCCGAGCATCAGCAGCGGGGCGAGCACGCCGCCCGACGTGCCCGAGCCGAGCGCGATCACCCACATCACGGCTTTCACGATCAGCAGCGCGAGCGCGATCTTCAAGGCGATGTGCTGGTGCAGCAGGTCGCCGATCACGTCGTAGCCGACGCCGAGCGCGCGCGGCTCGAGCCAGCCGCCGATGCCGATCACGATCGCGCCGAGCGCAGGCCACCACATCCAGTGCACCGGCAGCTTCGCGAAGGTGTCCTCGACGCGGTACAGCGCGGCCGACAGCCCGCATGCGAGCATGCCCGACAGCAGTCCCGCGACGATGCACGACAGCAGCGCGACGGGCGTCGGCGCGGCCGTCGTCAGCGGAAACAGCGGATCGACGCCGAAGAACACGGCGCGGGCGAAACCGGCCACCGCGCATGCCAGTGCGACCGGCAGGAAACTGCGCGGACGCCATTCGAACAGCAGCAGTTCGACCGCGAGCAGCACGGCGGCGACCGGCGTGCCGAACACGGCCGTCATGCCGGCGGCGGCGCCGGCGACCAGCAGCGTCTTGCGCTCGGCGGCGGTCACGTGCACGCACTGCGCGATCAGCGAGCCGAGCGCGCCGCCCGTCATGATGATCGGGCCTTCGGCGCCGAACGGGCCGCCGCTGCCGATCACGACGCCGGACGACAGCGGCTTGAGGATCGCGACCTTCGGCGACATGCGGCTCTTGCCGAACAGGATCGCCTCGATCGCTTCCGGAATGCCGTGGCCGCGGATCTTTTCCGAACCGAAGCGCGCCATCAATCCCACGATCAGCCCGCCGATCACCGGCACCGCGATCACCCACGCGCCGAGCGCGTTGCCGGCCGGCGAATGGTCGACGAACGAGAACTGCTGGAAGAAAAACAGGTTCGTGAACAGATGGATCAGGCTCAACAGCACGAACGCGGCAAGCGTGCTTAGCAGGCCGATCCCGGCGGCAAGCAACGCGATCCTGGGCAGGCGTTCGTTGGTCGAGAAATCGCGTTTGTGCGGTGCGTTCATCGTGTCGGACGTCGGCGTCAGTAATCGATCTGCGGAACCTGGAACGTGTCCTTGAGCGACTTCAGCTCGGCGCGATGCATGGCCGCGAGGCGGGCGAGCAGCGTTTCGCCGGCGGTTTCGAGATGGACCTCGACCTGCCGGCGATCCGCTTCGCTCGTCTTGCGCTTCACGAGGCCGAGCGCTTCGCAGCGCGTGACCAGCGCCACGACACCGTGGTGCTGTGCCTGCAGGCGTTCCGCGAGTTCGCCGATGGTCGCCCATTCGCGATGCGGGTAGCCCTTGATGTGCAGCAGCAGCAGGTATTGCAGCGGCGTCACGCCTTCGCTTTGCGCGGCGCGCTCGGAGAAGCGCTCGAAGCGGCGCATCTGGTAGCGGAACTCGGACAGTTGCTGGAAATCGGATTTGTGCAGCGCGCGTCGGATGTCGGTCATCGTGATGGAGAAGGGAAAGCAGTCGGGCGAATATATATCACAATATGATATAAAGACGCGAATTGCACCGCCGGCGGCAGCGCGGAACGCGCGGCGGCGTCAGGTCACGCTGCTTCGAGCATTTGCGTCTGCCGATACAGGCCCGTGACGAGATCCGTCTGGGTGATGATTCCGACGAGCCGGTGCGATTCATCGACGACCGGAATGTGGTGGTGGCCCGAATGCGTCAACAGCGGGACGAGCGCGGTGATCGGCATCGTTTCCGGCACGTACGCGACGTCGCGCGTCATCACGGAGGCGACGCTCGCCGGCTGGCCGCCGAACGATTGCGGCAGCCGCGCGGACAGGCGTTGCCACAGCCGGGTCGGGCGGCGCAGCTGGCGCGTGAGGTCGGCGCGCGTGACGATGCCGGTCAGGCGGCCTTCGCCGTCGACGACGGGCAGCGCCTTCACGCGGTGGCGGTCGAGCAGCGTGAGCGCGGCCATGACCGACGTCGACGGCGCGACTTCGATCGCATTCCTCGTCATCAGGTCGGCGCACGAGAGCCGGCCGAACGTGCGCGTATAGGCCTGCATTTCGGTTTCGCGCAGCAGCGCTTCCAGGTCGTCCGGATCGACGTCGAGCCATTCGCCGCGGCGTTTCAGCACGGCGTCGAGGTCGCCGCGCGTAAAGCCACCGCGGCCACCGCGGCCACCGCGTGCGCGCGCCGGCACGCCGCCCGCCTGCGGTTTCGCTTCGGGACGCACGCCGCCGTGCGGGTAGCGGTGCCCGGTGAGCGCGTGATAGGCGAGCGCGGCCGACAGCAGGATGGCCGATTGCAGCGCGATCGGCTCCAGCACGAAGCCGAACCCGAGCGAATGGATCGCAGGGCCGCCGACCACGGCCGTGAGCGCGACGGCGCCCGACGGCGGGTGCACGCAGCGCAGCGCGAACATGCCGCCGATCGCGCACGCGATCGCGACCGCGGCGGCCGTGACC
This genomic interval carries:
- a CDS encoding HPP family protein produces the protein MSSGSSTPRRTLRQWLHSFIPHPMSLGWRERLRSCTGALVGIATVGFTMKAVPGVPGLVPLLVAPMGASAVLLFAVPASPLAQPWSIIGGNLVAATVGVACAQWIADPVTAAAVAIACAIGGMFALRCVHPPSGAVALTAVVGGPAIHSLGFGFVLEPIALQSAILLSAALAYHALTGHRYPHGGVRPEAKPQAGGVPARARGGRGGRGGFTRGDLDAVLKRRGEWLDVDPDDLEALLRETEMQAYTRTFGRLSCADLMTRNAIEVAPSTSVMAALTLLDRHRVKALPVVDGEGRLTGIVTRADLTRQLRRPTRLWQRLSARLPQSFGGQPASVASVMTRDVAYVPETMPITALVPLLTHSGHHHIPVVDESHRLVGIITQTDLVTGLYRQTQMLEAA
- a CDS encoding pyrimidine/purine nucleoside phosphorylase, yielding MTSATQFDNVSVVKRANVYFDGKCVSHTVLFPDGTRKTLGVILPCALNFGTDAPELMEVQAGKCRVKLDGSSEWQTYGAGESFSVPGKSRFDIEVLETLDYVCSYL
- a CDS encoding MarR family winged helix-turn-helix transcriptional regulator, with amino-acid sequence MTDIRRALHKSDFQQLSEFRYQMRRFERFSERAAQSEGVTPLQYLLLLHIKGYPHREWATIGELAERLQAQHHGVVALVTRCEALGLVKRKTSEADRRQVEVHLETAGETLLARLAAMHRAELKSLKDTFQVPQIDY
- a CDS encoding chloride channel protein; protein product: MNAPHKRDFSTNERLPRIALLAAGIGLLSTLAAFVLLSLIHLFTNLFFFQQFSFVDHSPAGNALGAWVIAVPVIGGLIVGLMARFGSEKIRGHGIPEAIEAILFGKSRMSPKVAILKPLSSGVVIGSGGPFGAEGPIIMTGGALGSLIAQCVHVTAAERKTLLVAGAAAGMTAVFGTPVAAVLLAVELLLFEWRPRSFLPVALACAVAGFARAVFFGVDPLFPLTTAAPTPVALLSCIVAGLLSGMLACGLSAALYRVEDTFAKLPVHWMWWPALGAIVIGIGGWLEPRALGVGYDVIGDLLHQHIALKIALALLIVKAVMWVIALGSGTSGGVLAPLLMLGAGLGTVLSPMLPGGDPALWPLVCMAATLGATLGAPLTAIVFAFGLTHDANALLPLLAATLVAHGFATIVMKRSIMTEKIARRGYHIYREYGVDPLERHDIGEVMTSADLLVAIDGATTLAEVDATFFGAKQTHRAYPVVQNGRLLGLVDRATLDAQRASRAPGTPIADVLADRAPVVALAHETCRVVASRLAMLGLERLPVIDDAQSLRMTGIVSRSDLIKPALQHFDDEQKRERFRPIVPANARKAG